A region of Streptomyces sp. R44 DNA encodes the following proteins:
- a CDS encoding MbtH family protein, which yields MNPFQDLFHVVVNDEEQYSIWPTHHEVPLGWRTSGAAASRENCLLRIEDEWTDMTPKSLRTARS from the coding sequence ATGAATCCCTTCCAGGACCTCTTCCACGTCGTCGTCAACGACGAGGAGCAGTACTCGATCTGGCCCACCCACCACGAGGTCCCGCTCGGCTGGCGCACCAGCGGCGCCGCGGCCAGCCGCGAGAACTGCCTGCTGCGGATCGAGGACGAGTGGACGGACATGACCCCCAAATCGCTCCGCACCGCCCGGTCCTGA
- a CDS encoding DUF6875 domain-containing protein, whose product MSTTTAPATATRRVPAERRRLHIRTEPAGHVFAADLAVVDAWLRDYVGGSHEQLGRTGPVCPFVPPALNDQAVQFHFRYDVDGSTTTGITEALTEELVDFALTMEPQPKSGASLECRLVVMPHTGPDGWQRLDDAYESLKNLAVEAGLMIGQFHPNCDERAVRNTGFRVSVAPIGLLAMRRMAPHDVLFLTGRRDWFEKYDTTFRSHYERGRVRDPLLRELYQAAVDRYELPALTLDEGATR is encoded by the coding sequence GTGAGCACGACGACCGCCCCCGCCACGGCCACCCGCAGAGTGCCGGCCGAGCGCCGCCGCCTCCACATCCGCACCGAGCCCGCCGGCCACGTCTTCGCCGCGGACCTCGCCGTCGTCGACGCCTGGCTGCGCGACTACGTGGGCGGCTCGCACGAACAGCTCGGCAGGACCGGCCCGGTCTGCCCGTTCGTCCCGCCGGCCCTCAACGACCAGGCCGTGCAGTTCCACTTCCGCTACGACGTCGACGGCTCCACCACGACGGGCATCACCGAGGCGCTCACCGAGGAACTCGTCGACTTCGCCCTGACGATGGAACCGCAGCCCAAGTCCGGCGCCTCGCTGGAATGCCGGCTCGTCGTCATGCCGCACACCGGCCCGGACGGCTGGCAGCGCCTCGACGACGCCTACGAGTCGCTGAAGAACCTCGCCGTGGAGGCCGGCCTGATGATCGGCCAGTTCCACCCGAACTGCGACGAACGGGCCGTGCGCAACACCGGCTTCCGGGTCTCGGTGGCCCCGATCGGCCTTCTCGCGATGCGCCGGATGGCCCCGCACGACGTGCTCTTCCTGACCGGCCGCCGGGACTGGTTCGAGAAGTACGACACCACCTTCCGCTCCCACTACGAGCGCGGCAGGGTCCGCGACCCCCTGCTGCGCGAGCTCTACCAGGCCGCCGTGGACCGGTACGAGCTGCCCGCCCTCACCCTCGACGAAGGAGCCACCCGATGA
- a CDS encoding phytanoyl-CoA dioxygenase family protein, with amino-acid sequence MNEEEKYRFDLNGYLVLEGVLDADELAALNSALDGHGLWEGENKHDFGLLKQYNPFIANAGPLHTTDRPVRDLLAHPKVLPYLEELLGADLRYDEGQVLFSRKGAGALVLHNGNTPWEYPPLSYQVRDGQIYAGHLIVAFCLTDALADQGGFAVVPGSHKSHFPMPDEYAAWEKTGDFVSRVPVKAGSVVLFADTATHGSWPWEADFERRVVFCRYTAGMVQHTSPAPVPEDVDSDDWTPVERRLLRPPFAWHQENDGGFKERQRTSVRTEEGWVMSEYAQQIIPAAGDAAETTAGERG; translated from the coding sequence TGAACTCCGCCCTGGACGGCCACGGCCTCTGGGAGGGCGAGAACAAGCACGACTTCGGGCTGCTCAAGCAGTACAACCCCTTCATCGCCAACGCCGGTCCCCTCCACACGACGGACCGCCCGGTCCGCGACCTGCTCGCGCACCCCAAGGTGCTGCCGTACCTGGAGGAGCTCCTCGGCGCCGACCTGCGCTACGACGAGGGCCAGGTCCTCTTCTCCCGCAAGGGCGCCGGCGCGCTCGTCCTGCACAACGGCAACACCCCCTGGGAGTACCCGCCGCTGAGCTACCAGGTCCGCGACGGCCAGATCTACGCCGGCCACCTGATCGTGGCCTTCTGCCTCACCGACGCCCTCGCCGACCAGGGCGGCTTCGCCGTCGTGCCGGGCAGCCACAAGTCGCACTTCCCGATGCCCGACGAGTACGCCGCCTGGGAGAAGACCGGCGACTTCGTCAGCCGGGTGCCGGTGAAGGCCGGTTCCGTGGTGCTCTTCGCGGACACCGCGACCCACGGCAGCTGGCCCTGGGAGGCCGACTTCGAGCGGCGCGTGGTCTTCTGCCGCTACACCGCCGGGATGGTCCAGCACACCTCGCCGGCCCCCGTGCCCGAGGACGTCGACTCCGACGACTGGACGCCGGTCGAGCGCCGGCTGCTCCGCCCGCCGTTCGCCTGGCACCAGGAGAACGACGGCGGCTTCAAGGAGCGCCAGCGGACCTCGGTGCGGACCGAGGAGGGCTGGGTCATGAGCGAGTACGCCCAGCAGATCATCCCGGCGGCCGGGGACGCCGCCGAGACCACCGCAGGGGAGCGTGGCTGA
- a CDS encoding methyltransferase, which yields MDAGEARSGLLEMIGGYRATALVTTAARLGLADLLAEGPVALGPLAERTGTRPDRLLQILRALVAVGLLESHPDGTFGTTPLAEPLRSDAEDSLHSAAIYFGAVSAPSFDSLHDLLRTDGSGFQDRHGTDFYGFLDSHPELAAHYNTIIAVDGLGDALAEAYDFTTAGSVADIGGGNGTTLAELLLARPHLEGTLQEIPHVIEEARRRLDDPALEGRARTTTGSFLDGIVPGADRYLLVRVLPNWNDEDALRILRHCAAAMTPEARLLIVDADMPERVTAGSFAPIGDLHALVHFGGKLRSRSELTVLLSAAGLRFSDTDTIPVPGRPQWSLSEVEVAR from the coding sequence ATGGACGCCGGCGAAGCCCGCTCCGGGCTCCTGGAGATGATCGGTGGCTACCGGGCCACCGCCCTCGTGACCACCGCCGCCCGGCTGGGCCTGGCCGATCTCCTCGCGGAGGGGCCCGTCGCGCTCGGCCCGCTGGCCGAACGGACCGGGACCCGGCCCGACCGGCTGCTCCAGATCCTCCGGGCGCTCGTCGCGGTCGGCCTGCTGGAGAGCCACCCCGACGGCACGTTCGGGACGACCCCGCTCGCCGAGCCCCTGCGCAGCGACGCGGAGGACTCGCTGCACAGCGCCGCCATCTACTTCGGCGCGGTGAGCGCCCCCTCGTTCGACTCGCTGCACGACCTCCTCCGTACGGACGGCAGCGGCTTCCAGGACCGCCACGGGACCGACTTCTACGGCTTCCTCGACTCCCACCCCGAACTGGCGGCCCACTACAACACCATCATCGCCGTCGACGGCCTCGGCGACGCGCTGGCCGAGGCGTACGACTTCACCACGGCCGGCTCGGTCGCGGACATCGGCGGCGGCAACGGCACCACCCTCGCCGAGCTCCTCCTCGCCCGCCCGCACCTGGAGGGCACCCTCCAGGAGATCCCGCACGTGATCGAGGAGGCCCGCCGGCGGCTCGACGACCCCGCCCTGGAGGGCCGGGCCCGCACGACGACCGGATCCTTCCTCGACGGCATCGTCCCGGGCGCGGACCGCTACCTCCTGGTCCGGGTGCTGCCCAACTGGAACGACGAGGACGCCCTGCGGATCCTGCGCCACTGCGCCGCCGCGATGACCCCGGAGGCCCGGCTGCTCATCGTCGACGCCGACATGCCGGAGCGCGTCACGGCCGGCTCCTTCGCCCCGATCGGCGACCTGCACGCCCTCGTCCACTTCGGCGGCAAGCTGCGCAGCCGCTCGGAGCTGACCGTGCTGCTGTCGGCCGCCGGGCTGAGGTTCTCGGACACGGACACGATCCCCGTCCCGGGCCGGCCCCAGTGGTCGCTGTCCGAGGTGGAAGTGGCCCGATGA
- a CDS encoding cytochrome P450: MATVTDSPVDLDGFNQGMRSDPLGTLTRIRAEGTVCVIPYDEGEGKGEQRILITTEPALANAALVHGLRTHRELLRQLVGSGLFVAATGDRWRRRRNLLRPMFTPRAVAAGHGVVLRAAEDFVRRELLGGTGQLMDLATTMQRLSVQVILRSVDPALDGPELLELTEALQEAVEYLDHRLFLPDTVDEGDYEAFLKRREVLETFIAGRAGQFGCPASEPGVLAEIVAALGEEAAAGEDPHQVLREELLSVFVAGVETMGTLLTWIFHNLAHSPEALSRSLAEVRAEDLDALAALPSAPNGSLPYLRAVVEESLRLTPPAWALVRTIEEPLEAAGIELVPGDVVLAATYVMHHDPELWEAPEEFRPERFLGDRPPAQQYLPFGAGPHQCLGRQYSLLEAQLVAATVLRHGLFGLLDPEPVTTLRPHIALAPDPNPQAVFTAHGQEHTR, from the coding sequence ATGGCGACCGTCACCGACAGCCCCGTCGACCTCGACGGGTTCAACCAGGGGATGCGCAGCGACCCGCTCGGCACCCTGACCCGGATACGCGCCGAAGGAACGGTCTGCGTCATCCCGTACGACGAGGGCGAGGGCAAGGGCGAACAGCGCATCCTCATCACCACCGAGCCCGCGCTGGCCAATGCCGCCCTGGTGCACGGCCTGCGCACCCACCGGGAGCTGCTGCGCCAGCTGGTCGGCAGCGGCCTGTTCGTGGCCGCCACCGGTGACCGGTGGCGCCGCCGCCGGAACCTGCTCCGCCCGATGTTCACGCCCCGCGCGGTCGCCGCCGGCCACGGCGTCGTCCTGCGCGCCGCCGAGGACTTCGTCCGGCGCGAGCTGCTGGGCGGCACCGGGCAGCTGATGGACCTCGCGACGACCATGCAGCGGCTCAGCGTCCAGGTGATCCTGCGCTCGGTCGACCCGGCGCTCGACGGACCCGAACTCCTGGAGCTCACCGAGGCCCTCCAGGAGGCCGTGGAGTACCTGGACCACCGGCTGTTCCTCCCGGACACCGTCGACGAGGGCGACTACGAGGCCTTCCTCAAGCGCCGCGAGGTGCTGGAGACCTTCATCGCCGGGCGGGCCGGACAGTTCGGCTGCCCCGCCTCCGAGCCCGGCGTGCTGGCCGAGATCGTCGCCGCCCTCGGCGAGGAGGCCGCCGCCGGCGAGGACCCCCACCAGGTGCTCCGCGAGGAGCTGCTCTCGGTCTTCGTGGCGGGCGTCGAGACCATGGGCACCCTGCTGACCTGGATCTTCCACAATCTGGCGCACTCCCCGGAGGCGCTGAGCCGGAGCCTGGCGGAGGTCCGCGCCGAGGACCTCGACGCGCTGGCCGCGCTGCCCTCGGCCCCGAACGGGTCGCTGCCCTATCTGCGGGCCGTGGTCGAGGAGTCGCTGCGGCTCACCCCGCCGGCCTGGGCCCTGGTCCGCACCATCGAGGAGCCGCTGGAGGCCGCCGGGATCGAGCTGGTCCCGGGCGACGTGGTGCTCGCCGCCACCTACGTCATGCACCACGATCCCGAACTCTGGGAGGCCCCCGAGGAGTTCCGTCCGGAGCGCTTCCTCGGCGACCGTCCGCCGGCCCAGCAGTACCTGCCCTTCGGTGCGGGCCCCCACCAGTGCCTGGGTCGCCAGTACTCGCTCCTGGAAGCGCAGTTGGTCGCCGCCACCGTGCTCCGGCACGGCCTGTTCGGGCTCCTCGACCCGGAGCCCGTGACCACGCTCCGCCCCCACATCGCCCTCGCCCCCGACCCGAACCCCCAGGCCGTCTTCACCGCCCACGGACAGGAGCACACCCGATGA
- a CDS encoding ATP-grasp domain-containing protein translates to MTEQPLPRVAVVYADGSVGPGTVLADAKGLCEVFFVCDTAKPGVAPLLRGLRRRATVCDITGLGPDEAAAAVRAEAPEAIVTFSEYCLGLTSELAERLGLPYHGAETTRLLTDKLAQRAALAAAGVDATGCRLADSPERVLEAAAELGYPVVVKPRTGAGSRNTVRLDSAEQAARELPAVMSGDVGQDRVFVVEECLVGDPSAAGEGWGDYVSVEGLVYRGEVLASCVSGKLPLAEPFRETGFFLPSTLPPALADEVKELAAAAVRALGIRDSVTHTEVKLTPSGPRIIEVNGRVGGHVVDLLPRASQDSLVRFALDLALGRRPAAPSFDFSGVTFEWVLLPPVEARELTALDGVDEVRALDGITAVDVLARPGQAVDWRIGNQMLGLVHGHAPDHTGLRHLVDRVARTFVAGYRTGV, encoded by the coding sequence ATGACGGAACAGCCGCTGCCCCGCGTCGCCGTCGTGTACGCCGACGGCTCGGTCGGACCGGGCACGGTCCTGGCCGACGCCAAGGGCCTGTGCGAGGTGTTCTTCGTGTGCGACACGGCCAAGCCGGGCGTCGCACCGCTGCTCCGCGGACTGCGCCGGCGCGCCACGGTCTGCGACATCACCGGCCTCGGCCCGGACGAGGCCGCCGCCGCGGTGCGCGCGGAAGCGCCCGAGGCCATCGTGACCTTCAGCGAGTACTGCCTCGGCCTGACCTCGGAACTCGCGGAACGGCTCGGCCTCCCGTACCACGGCGCCGAGACCACGAGGCTGCTCACCGACAAGCTGGCACAGCGCGCGGCGCTGGCCGCCGCGGGCGTGGACGCCACCGGATGCCGGCTGGCAGACTCCCCCGAGCGGGTGCTGGAGGCGGCCGCGGAGCTGGGCTACCCGGTCGTGGTCAAGCCCCGGACGGGCGCCGGCAGCCGGAACACCGTCCGGCTGGACTCGGCCGAGCAGGCCGCCCGCGAACTGCCCGCCGTGATGTCGGGCGACGTCGGCCAGGACCGGGTGTTCGTCGTCGAGGAGTGCCTCGTCGGGGACCCCTCGGCCGCCGGCGAAGGGTGGGGCGACTACGTGTCCGTGGAGGGCCTGGTGTACCGGGGGGAGGTGCTGGCCTCCTGTGTGTCGGGCAAGCTGCCGCTGGCCGAGCCGTTCCGCGAGACCGGCTTCTTCCTCCCCTCCACGCTGCCCCCGGCGCTGGCGGACGAGGTGAAGGAGCTGGCCGCGGCCGCCGTGCGGGCGCTCGGCATCCGGGACTCGGTGACCCACACCGAAGTGAAACTGACCCCGTCCGGCCCCCGGATCATCGAGGTCAACGGCCGCGTCGGCGGACACGTGGTGGATCTCCTCCCCAGGGCCTCGCAGGACAGCCTGGTGCGTTTCGCGCTCGACCTCGCACTCGGCCGACGGCCCGCCGCGCCCTCCTTCGACTTCTCCGGGGTCACCTTCGAATGGGTGCTCCTCCCGCCCGTCGAGGCACGCGAACTGACGGCCCTCGACGGCGTGGACGAGGTGAGAGCCCTCGACGGGATCACCGCCGTCGACGTCCTCGCCCGGCCGGGCCAGGCGGTCGACTGGCGGATCGGCAACCAGATGCTCGGGCTCGTGCACGGCCACGCGCCCGACCACACCGGTCTGCGTCACCTCGTGGACCGGGTGGCACGCACCTTCGTCGCGGGCTACCGGACCGGGGTCTGA
- a CDS encoding amino acid adenylation domain-containing protein, translating into MTSPTGRRVEDAFAAVAERQPDHTAIVDGDGAYTYGELLTRARAAAAELGALGVRPGDAVLLTGHGGRSAVLGMLAVLFAGAHYVPVDPSFPAERTALMARLSGAVLQLSADERTPAVPGLTTRAVDELGRGEGRGEGQGEGRGEGHGRLPAPAAGPDDLAYVMFTSGTTGEPKPVGVTHRGVTGLALGAGPLRLGPEDGTLLHSTLAFDASTFEIWNALLAGARVVAVPRARLALHELAAQLARPEVTTAWLTAAVFHLMARHHPEALGTLRRLTVGGDVVLPDVADAFAAAHPGTTLLNGYGPTENTTFSTLGPVTGRDRAESATLPIGYAYPGTLCYVLDERLDAVTGDSSGELFVGGDRLARGYLDRPAATAERFLPDPFAATPGARMYRTGDRARLLPSGALEFLGRTDDEVKVRGFRVDLAEAQAVLAADPEVADVAVLAERTGEGATLLAFVTPAGLDTAALRERACLRVPRHLVAERILAVDALPLGPTGKVDREALRRLAEPTARPEQRTSDGPQTSPDPQTSPEPQVPAGLATAPEPALTTPLPALAELWQRHTGIVPGPDSDFFADGGSSLDLMRLVEDVRTGIGVELDFAEVYALESYGELAGLVEDLLGTEAAA; encoded by the coding sequence ATGACCAGCCCGACCGGCCGACGCGTCGAGGACGCGTTCGCCGCCGTCGCGGAACGGCAGCCGGACCACACCGCGATCGTGGACGGGGACGGCGCGTACACCTACGGCGAGCTGCTGACCCGCGCCCGTGCCGCGGCCGCGGAGCTCGGCGCGCTCGGTGTGCGGCCCGGCGACGCCGTGCTGCTCACCGGCCACGGCGGCCGGTCCGCCGTACTGGGCATGCTGGCCGTCCTGTTCGCCGGCGCCCACTACGTACCGGTGGACCCGTCCTTCCCCGCCGAGCGCACCGCGCTGATGGCACGGCTCTCCGGCGCGGTGCTCCAGCTGAGCGCCGACGAGCGGACCCCGGCGGTACCGGGTCTCACCACCCGCGCCGTCGACGAGCTCGGCCGCGGCGAGGGCCGCGGCGAGGGCCAAGGCGAGGGCCGCGGCGAGGGCCACGGCCGACTGCCCGCTCCGGCGGCCGGCCCCGACGACCTCGCCTACGTGATGTTCACCTCGGGGACCACCGGTGAGCCCAAGCCGGTGGGCGTGACCCACCGCGGCGTCACCGGCCTCGCCCTCGGTGCCGGGCCCCTGCGGCTCGGCCCGGAGGACGGCACCCTGCTGCACTCCACCCTGGCCTTCGACGCCTCCACCTTCGAGATCTGGAACGCCCTCCTCGCCGGCGCCCGGGTGGTCGCCGTACCGCGGGCCCGGCTCGCGCTGCACGAGCTCGCCGCGCAGCTCGCCCGCCCCGAGGTCACCACGGCCTGGCTGACCGCCGCGGTCTTCCATCTGATGGCACGCCATCACCCGGAGGCGCTCGGCACCCTGCGCCGGCTGACCGTCGGCGGAGACGTCGTCCTCCCCGACGTGGCCGACGCCTTCGCCGCCGCCCACCCCGGGACGACGCTCCTCAACGGCTACGGGCCCACCGAGAACACCACCTTCAGCACGCTGGGCCCGGTCACCGGACGCGACCGCGCGGAGTCCGCGACGCTGCCGATCGGGTACGCCTACCCCGGAACCCTCTGCTACGTCCTGGACGAGCGGCTGGACGCCGTGACGGGCGACTCGTCCGGCGAGCTGTTCGTCGGCGGCGACCGGCTGGCCCGCGGCTACCTCGACCGCCCGGCCGCCACCGCCGAGCGCTTCCTGCCCGACCCCTTCGCCGCGACCCCCGGCGCCCGCATGTACCGCACGGGCGACCGCGCCCGGCTGCTGCCCAGCGGCGCCCTGGAGTTCCTGGGCCGGACGGACGACGAGGTGAAGGTCCGCGGCTTCCGGGTGGACCTCGCCGAGGCGCAGGCCGTGCTGGCCGCCGACCCGGAGGTCGCCGACGTGGCCGTGCTGGCCGAGCGGACCGGGGAAGGCGCGACCCTGCTCGCCTTCGTCACGCCGGCCGGGCTCGACACCGCGGCCCTGCGCGAGCGGGCCTGCCTGCGCGTACCGCGCCATCTGGTGGCGGAGCGGATCCTCGCCGTCGACGCCCTCCCGCTGGGCCCGACGGGAAAGGTGGACCGCGAGGCCCTGCGCCGACTGGCGGAGCCGACCGCCCGCCCCGAGCAGCGGACCTCGGACGGGCCGCAGACCTCGCCCGATCCGCAGACCTCTCCCGAGCCGCAGGTCCCCGCCGGGCTCGCGACCGCACCGGAGCCCGCCCTCACCACGCCCCTTCCCGCGCTGGCGGAGCTCTGGCAGCGGCACACCGGGATCGTGCCCGGACCCGACTCCGACTTCTTCGCCGACGGCGGCAGCTCGCTCGACCTGATGCGCCTGGTCGAGGACGTCCGCACCGGAATCGGAGTGGAGCTGGACTTCGCCGAGGTCTACGCCCTGGAGTCGTACGGAGAGCTGGCCGGTCTCGTCGAGGACCTGCTCGGCACGGAGGCCGCCGCGTGA